Proteins encoded in a region of the Elaeis guineensis isolate ETL-2024a chromosome 7, EG11, whole genome shotgun sequence genome:
- the LOC140859221 gene encoding transcription factor ILI6-like — protein sequence MSSRRTTRSRQSSSSRITDEQINDLVSKLQALLPEAGIRSNNSMPAARVLQDTCNHIRSLHQEVDDLSERLSELLATTDTTSAQAAIIRSLLM from the exons ATGTCCAGCAGGAGGACTACTCGATCAAGGCAGTCAAGCTCATCGAGAATCACAGATGAACAGATCAATGATCTCGTGTCCAAGTTGCAAGCGCTGCTCCCcgaagccggcattaggagcaacAACAGT ATGCCGGCGGCCAGGGTCTTGCAAGACACCTGTAACCACATTAGGAGCCTGCATCAAGAGGTCGATGATTTGAGTGAGAGGCTGTCAGAGCTCCTTGCCACGACCGACACAACCAGTGCCCAAGCAGCGATAATTAGGAGCTTGCTTATGTGA